The following are from one region of the Aspergillus chevalieri M1 DNA, chromosome 1, nearly complete sequence genome:
- a CDS encoding D-hexose-6-phosphate mutarotase (COG:G;~EggNog:ENOG410PIY0;~InterPro:IPR014718,IPR008183,IPR011013,IPR025532;~PFAM:PF01263;~go_function: GO:0003824 - catalytic activity [Evidence IEA];~go_function: GO:0016853 - isomerase activity [Evidence IEA];~go_function: GO:0030246 - carbohydrate binding [Evidence IEA];~go_process: GO:0005975 - carbohydrate metabolic process [Evidence IEA]), which yields MDRSNKPSAIGVGASLPQPTVSLRENKVEATLPTGESVTVHLFGATVTSWKLANGREQLFVSEKARLDGSKPIRGGIPVVFPVFGTSQNHATSSLPQHGFARNSNWEFLGKSSSESLGKDRKEGDDSVKLDFGLSHTLLSEDFRKAWPHEFALVYSVTLSKEGLRTSLQVQNNGSQNFEFQVLMHTYLSIEDISKIRINNLESKTYVDKVQDATTHTESQSALPIVGETDRIYQALEPTVPIVVSSTDGNKPLFSVTREALNDVVVWNPWIEKAKAIADFSPDEAYQKMICVEAGSVAGWQTLEAGDSWEGGQLIRAGL from the exons ATGGACAGATCTAACAAACCCTCCGCCATTGGGGTCGGCGCATCGCTTCCCCAGCCTACCGTCTCTCTCCGCGAGAACAAGGTTGAAGCCACCTTGCCAACCGGCGAATCCGTCACGGTTCACCTGTTCGGTGCCACGGTCACATCCTGGAAGCTCGCCAATGGACGGGAGCAATTGTTCGTGAGCGAAAAGGCTCGTCTGGATGGTTCCAAGCCTATCCGCGGTGGAATTCCAGTTGTCTTCCCT GTTTTCGGCACCTCGCAGAATCATGCTACATCCTCATTGCCGCAGCACGGCTTCGCCCGGAATTCGAACTGGGAGTTTCTCGGCAAGTCCTCTTCGGAATCCCTGGGCAAGGACCGGAAAGAGGGGGATGACTCTGTCAAGCTCGACTTTGGACTGTCGCATACATTGCTTAGCGAGGACTTCCGCAAGGCGTGGCCACACGAGTTTGCGCTCGTGTACAGCGTCACCCTGAGCAAGGAAGGATTGAGAACGTCGCTGCAAGTGCAGAACAATGGTAGCCAGAACTTTGAGTTCCAGGTCTTGATGCATACCTATCTGAGTATTGAG GACATCTCCAAGATCCGCATCAACAACCTCGAATCCAAGACCTACGTCGACAAGGTTCAGGACGCAACCACGCACACCGAAAGCCAGTCCGCTCTGCCCATCGTTGGCGAAACAGACCGTATCTACCAGGCCCTGGAACCCACAGTCCCCATTGTCGTCTCGTCTACAGACGGTAACAAGCCACTCTTCTCCGTTACCCGCGAGGCCCTGAACGACGTCGTGGTCTGGAACCCGTGGATCGAAAAGGCCAAGGCGATTGCTGATTTCAGCCCCGACGAGGCGTACCAGAAGATGATTTGTGTCGAGGCTGGTTCTGTCGCTGGATGGCAGACGCTGGAGGCTGGTGACTCCTGGGAAGGCGGACAGTTGATTCGGGCTGGACTGTAA
- a CDS encoding uncharacterized protein (COG:C;~EggNog:ENOG410Q17W;~InterPro:IPR020471,IPR036812,IPR023210;~PFAM:PF00248;~go_function: GO:0016491 - oxidoreductase activity [Evidence IEA];~go_process: GO:0055114 - oxidation-reduction process [Evidence IEA]), translating into MAAAGAQYALQTGLTFGMSATEGIHSPHPKPVDPKYSEDEYVLPASITPDANARVALRGKNQDVLVPYICIGAWSWGDKATWKYNAVNDLPRIMEAWEKLQGAGLTFVDTDQAYGDGESERICGQLFKKMRREQFVIQTKWKAWGNLTSTILQSRGPQHDLLSSLTNLGLDYVDIYMVDGPIHLNMISTVAKGLAECVNTGKAKVVGVANYSKEEMIKMADELASHGVPLAVNQCEYSVIRRHPETSGLIRECHSRGIVFQGYAALAEGRLTGKYSRFNEAPRTYRFSSYPMHMLDPTLNVLQRISEKRQVPMAAVALNFNINKGVLPVTGVRSAAQAVQNMQALGWRLTPDEMREIEKVSLEGATTAMWQHG; encoded by the coding sequence ATGGCCGCCGCCGGAGCACAATATGCCTTGCAGACAGGCTTGACCTTTGGTATGTCAGCAACAGAGGGCATCCACTCACCTCACCCCAAGCCAGTGGACCCAAAGTACAGCGAGGATGAGTACGTATTGCCGGCATCTATCACCCCGGATGCCAACGCTCGTGTAGCACTTCGTGGGAAGAACCAAGACGTCCTGGTTCCCTATATCTGTATCGGGGCATGGTCCTGGGGAGACAAGGCCACCTGGAAGTACAACGCCGTCAATGACCTCCCTCGTATCATGGAAGCCTGGGAGAAGCTGCAGGGCGCCGGGTTGACATTTGTTGACACGGACCAGGCATACGGAGATGGAGAGAGTGAGCGTATCTGCGGACAATTATTCAAAAAGATGCGGCGGGAGCAGTTCGTGATCCAGACCAAGTGGAAGGCTTGGGGCAATTTGACGAGCACGATACTTCAATCCCGTGGACCGCAGCACGATCTTCTATCGTCACTGACGAATCTCGGTCTTGACTATGTGGACATTTATATGGTAGATGGACCCATCCATCTCAATATGATCTCGACAGTGGCCAAAGGTCTTGCTGAGTGCGTGAATACCGGCAAGGCTAAGGTTGTCGGAGTAGCCAACTACAGCAAAGAAGAGATGATAAAAATGGCCGATGAACTCGCATCTCACGGGGTCCCCCTTGCCGTCAACCAATGCGAGTACTCCGTCATCAGACGGCACCCCGAGACATCAGGATTAATCCGCGAATGCCATAGTCGCGGAATCGTTTTCCAAGGCTATGCCGCCTTGGCTGAAGGTCGACTGACAGGCAAGTACTCGCGCTTCAACGAGGCTCCACGCACGTATCGTTTCAGCAGCTATCCCATGCATATGCTCGATCCGACCCTCAATGTCCTGCAGCGGATCTCGGAAAAGAGACAGGTTCCCATGGCTGCTGTGGCGCTGAATTTCAACATCAACAAGGGTGTTTTGCCAGTGACTGGGGTCCGCAGTGCTGCGCAGGCTGTGCAGAATATGCAGGCATTGGGATGGCGATTAACACCTGATGAGATGCGGGAGATTGAAAAGGTTAGCCTTGAGGGAGCTACAACTGCTATGTGGCAGCATGGATGA